Sequence from the Ziziphus jujuba cultivar Dongzao chromosome 9, ASM3175591v1 genome:
ATATATTTTGGTAGAGTCACAGCTCGTGTACGAACCTGTAGATCACAATTTATGAGTAAATCAATATTCTGAAAAATATACTGGTAGTGGATACAAAGAACAAAAGGAATCAGAAGGATCTGAAAACAGTAAACAAGTATATAAGAGTTTCTGAGGGAACAAAAATTACTCATTTACATTTTGCAATCTGCTGGTAATGCAAGAGGCATACCTCAAAAGATGCAGTTTTTAGTTTAAGTGTCAATGTTCGCCCACATAGACCCTCTTTTTGCATGTCAGTAGATAGCATGTCTGCAATATCCCCTGCAACCATAAACTTTGGATGTTCACTTGCTGAAGAAGATATCCAGGTTATGTTTCTGGTCTTATATGTTTTGAATGCCATATATATCACTCAGATACGGGCAATCATATAGATAAATGGTTACTAAATCTGGGCATGTAAGCTCAAAAACCGaatttttcattcatatatttaactTTCAACAATAATGCATAACAACAGGGATATTAGACTAAGCAACAACCAAAAaagtaaatgaataaataaataaattgtagtaatattAAAATGGACAGACTGTCAGCATACAACAGTatacttctttctctttctttacaCTATCAGAGCTTTTAGTTTCAATATTATGAACATAATTCATCACATAATTTAGTACTATGATAACAAATTCTTCAAAACAACCTAGACTTGAGAGAAGCACAAAACTAGAATACAAAGAATTTGAGCAAAGAAAGAGATAAAAAGTAAATTTCATAGCATATTTATCAAGTAACATCCTACAGCCAATTACTCATAATAAAAATGGAAGACAAAAAACACTAATATACCTAATTTACGATAAAGAAATGTTTTGTTGCCTGTGGCAGAAAATGTCCTCTCATTGCTGATGCTTTTACGCAACCTGACTTCAGGAGTATCTGTCCTCCCAAGCCCAAGTCCCACAGAGAGAAAAAAATCTGCGATGAATAAAGAATAAAGCTGCTCTTGTGCAATAATGGAATAACTGATTCAAGACACATAAAATTTGAAGACCAAGATAAAGACCAAAATCACAAATTAAAATGTCAGTGTAAATCTCCATGTAATATGGCACAATTATTCAGATTGTATTTTTGCCAAAGTATttattaaggaaaataaaaataaaaaataaacaaaacaaatcgAAATTGGAAAATTGAAAGAGAGATAAATATAGACAAGCTGAAAATCAGACATATTGTATGATGGATCAAAGCACTTTGtaagaaaattgaataaatatctCTTGGAGGCAAATTGTTAGTGAGTACGAATTCCATCCATTCAGTAAAACTTGGCTCAGTCAAAGATCCTCTTAtactattttacatttttttctcaattgaaaaatgtaatttaaagaGCTGATCTACCATTATTGGTGCATCTAAATCTGTTCAAGTGCATTAAGGCAGGAGAACACTTCAGGCGAGCATTTCAAGCAAATTAAAGGtacaaaaagaaaagcaatGACAAGGAGCTAACCTGCTGTAGAACTAGAAAATAGTGCGCAGATGTAACTGCCTTTTTGTATCATATCCTCGCATGTTTTAATTCCAAAAGCATCCCTTAAAACATGTTCAGTGACTTTACCGATGCCTCCAATCTGTTGACAGAGTAAGCAATCAGAAAATAAACCATATTAATGGctttataacataaaaataacttatttgTCAAACATACTTCTTCTATTAAGCATTATAAAGTCTCTGGTACAAAAACAAGTAACAGATAAAAATACCTTGCGTATAGGAAGTGAGGATATAAATGTCATCACTGCCAAACGGTTATTGGGCAAAACAAACTGCCCATTTGGCTTGTTTATATCGGAGCAAACCTGAGAAACAAAATacacaaagaaaaaatttaaaatagtcttCAGTTATGCCCCTGAATGCACATAGACCTTTTTGAGGATTTCCTCAAAAGAATCCCTTATATTAAAGTCAAATAattatatccataaaaaaaaaaattttaaaaaaaaaaaaaaaaaagaaagtggaaagctagaaagaagaaataaagaatatttattGACTCAGCATCCACATAAACTTCTGATGATCTGTTTAAATTTTCACAAAAGGAAAACTAAGCACACAAAGTTGCTGGTCCTTAGAGGACATTCCATTTGAACAATGATACCTTCTCACgttgataaaatattatcagAAACATAATAAAACAAGCTTATAACCCTGTCTCTTCTTTTGGTTCTCTTcttttactcaaaaaaaaaaaaaaaaaaaaaattgtccctTCATGTAGTTTATATCAAATTGTTCCTAAACTGAAACAATACGCCTGTTTAAATCTTAAGTCATCTTTCGTTTGCTGCTAATCCAAATTGCAGTCCTCAtcaagtttcttcttcttcttcttcttccattgtTCCCTCCcacaccacccccccccccccccccccttctttATTGCTTTCTTTGCCAAATAtgattttgcatatatattctCTTTAAGACTTTAGGTTGAACTTCAAAAACTAGAATAAGTATGCAAACCAAAGAATCTTGCTTGCTACCATAAAATCATCTCTCTCCAAGAAGAAAATAATCCTTCATCTATTGCCTTCGAGCGAAAAATACATTGACATAGATATTACCAAACACTTATTCATTTTATATTGTTTACTaccaagataaaaacaatttaCTAGGCAATGTAGTGAAGCTTTTAAGGCAGCATAAATATTATCCAGATTTAGTTTACCAGTCAATTTGCTTAAGGCATTATACTGTATAGAGAATATCTAATCCAGTTCCATGCGAGAAAGATATTAGagttaaatacaaaaaaattgcaTGCTTAAACCTTGGCAAGTAGACGATTAGGAGCAACTCCAGCACTACATGTAAGACCAGTCTCCTTATTCACATGGGCTCTAATTTCTTCAGCAACCTTAGAAAATAATCAATGTTAAAGAGACTCCAAAACAATTAATGCACCAACTATgtaattacatatttttaagAACCAAGCTTATTATATGTGCTTACTTCTTCGCCAATAACGCCTCTTTCTTTACAGACTTCGGTTGCATCGAGGTATGCTTCATCTAAACTGGCAGCCATGAAGTTCGGATCATACTTCTGGAAAACTAacaaaacacaaacacacaaaAATCCAAGATtagccattaaaaaaaaaaaatttcttatttgaAAGTTGACTTTGAAAGAAGAAGGCCTAACCTTTTCTGGTTAAATCAGAGTAATAGTTATACTTCTTGAAATCTGTAGGAACAAAAATTAACTCTGGACATAATTTACGAGCAATGAAACCAGGCATTGCAGCACGAACCCCAAATTTCCGTGCCTACAATAAGAGCAATCATTTGAGCAACATACGTTCTAGAAATAGACTAACTGCATTTGATTCATGATCTGTAAAAACTGCTCATGGTTTTTGTTGAAATATGATGACTTTCAAATCTGAAAATACATGTGATGTTGAACTCAAAAAGAGTATTAAACTTTAAATCAACTAAAACTTATAAGTTAAAgtatctggaaaaaaaaaaaatgaaaataaagaatatgTTGGTGGTTTGgcctatttttaaaatcatataaaaaaaactcataattttttaatacatgTCTATCCAAGGTTTGAGTTTAAAAACAATGCAAAACTAACAAACCAGAAAATTTAAGTTTATTACAAGAAATTCAAACCTCATAATTAGCAGTGGATATCATAGACATACTGCCAACAGCCATGGGTTTTCCTTTCAAGGAAGGATTACTTAAAGTCTCAACAGCTGCATAAAACGCATCCATATCTACATGTATCCAAATCCTTGACAAGTCCCGTGTGGCTTCGAGCTCTAAAATTCTTTTATCTGCAACCTAAAATATGTATGCATGTCCCATTAATGGCAGAAAATGGTCAACAAAAATAATGCACAGCAAGAAATAACAAAGAATTAGTTCTGCAATCTACTCTGTAGGCTGTATCCCTATTGAACATGAACTACTAGCTaatattacataataataaaatcaattatatagaaaacgcatataatatataaactttAGTTAAATGGTAATACCTTCTGATAGTGAGATATATCAGCTCCAGTGAGCTTAGCACACCGAGACCGCATGTTATCGATCTTCTGCTTTATAAAGGCCTCCTTTCGCTCCTCGTTCTCGAAATACTTAGATCCTTTGCTCATTTCATAAACAATTCTTTGCACTTTCTCTTTATCAACTCCATCCAtacctttcaaaaaaaaaaaaaaaaaaatgttccaaAGCAGTAGAATGAGATTAAACACTGCAATTTGAACTACGAAAATAGTACCAAATTCGCATAAGAATTTCGCTTCCAGTACCAGTACTTTCAATTAAACTGGAAAAATCTACGTTCGAAAAACAAAGCcctaaatttttcatatttataaaatctcTTTTGGCGAGTGTCAATAGGGATTTGAAATGGAAGAGTACCAGCTTTCGCATTGGTGTAGACGGTATGGTAGGATTGCCATGGCCGAGCAGCTTCGCCAGCGGTATCGCTCTTCGCCATGAACGACCTTCTTGGTATGGTCTCCGAATGCTTGTTCTGCAAGCCTGCAAGAGCCAAAGGAGGGAAAGTCCTTATGATTCGCAAATCTGTAACATATGCGAAACCACCAGAGCCAGAGAAAAAGAGCGCCAAAGTTGTAAAACATGGGCCTATTGGCCCAATGCCTGAAATGGGCTCTCAGTTAAATTTAAGAGAATTCCAGCACAGCATCTATTtcctttagttttaaaaattaaaataaaaaataatatttatcattaccatcattaataaaatttatatttatgtgttaattattaattagttaatgTTAAAAGTTTTAACTTTAtgaagaaatttaatttttttaaaggttaaaactggtttaaatataatcaattactaattaacatttaaataaaaatttattaatagcattcattaatagtaataaatagtAATACTTTGAAAAAATTTATCTGAAAAGTTGTAAACCCAATTTTAGAAAACGACAAAATACTTTGAGGGAAACAATTTTTTTGCCGAATTAATTTCCtccaaattatttttcatagtatttagTGTTTAATACAGTAAGAGAAGATTAGAATTtgaaagtatttaaattaattttatattttaacaatgaaataaaaattgtcaATCTAAAAAGCTGAGATGTGTTTTAGAATTGGATCTAAAGTCGTTGAAAATGCAAAAATAGTTGTATACACTTTCATTTTTCATGCATTgcctataaaatatataaattttacaaaacaaacttGAACATGGTTAATCTCTATCATTCcaatactttattttttacctttttttgctattttttcaaTACCTTTTTCTCTTTAAATTAGCATGGTGAGACTTTTAATAAAACATGATTttgatttcaatttatttttttaattcaattttttatttttaaattttaattcttgaaatttatattttgaaatataaatttaaaatatattttttatttcttcatcaaaatataaatttcaaatatagttTATTTTTCCACATATCCACACAGaagatttaatttgattatataaaGAATTCGatttaaatacaataattatattGCTCTTAATTTATTCTattatctaatatatttttttcttttaattttaacgattgctctttttatatatattttaaaatgttcttaataaaataattattttcattaaattttatagctcattgtttttatttacaattatttttatcatatatagaatattttactttataaatattagtcaaaatttgtataaatatgtatgtcTATGACTAATAAAAATCAtgcattgacatattttttctaaaaaatcttcaattctcttttatattaaatattaaacattagataatttaatattcgatattaaacattaaaattatagataattatcaattttttaatttaaatttaaatttaataattatcattctatcaattttttaattttaattttaatttaataattatcattctaGTTCAagtttatccattttttatattcaagaatataataatataattataaaaataattaaatagtagaataattatttaataatcttagcattcttgttaataaaataaaattagcatgcggtcatatatttatatttacaattttcattacattgtataattaccaaaaaaaattttacattaccttaaaccctaaacccaaaaccTAAAAGTATTcgattatacttttaaataagaaatctatattttgtataaaattgattttatgttactccatattattgaaatattgtcatatatgtatatatatacagatatataagtacattttaagcactttttaaaaaatattgaaaaaaataaaatattcattttaaatttttgataaagaGATCAATCTcatcattaattatcatatattaatcttattattttacaataaaattcaatttattgcatatctatatataaatatgtattagtatatagaGTTTTGTGTGAAATATGTTTGATAATAAAACTATCTTTAATTATATAcatgttcttttttcttatctttaaaaaattcaaaaagaaaccaaataaccaaaaaaaaaaaaaattcctgttACCAAGTTTCGTTCcatctccaaaaataaaatcttcatattcacaaattattgaaatttttaaaaattaatatcaaatttttcctTCCAAATTTTATGAAGAgtgtagaatttttatttgtggaaatattatttatagaaatattaattatataaatttatttatataaattatttatgaaaatattaattatataaattatgtttaCACGTTATTGCAAAGATTTATAGCCAAATCTTGATAATACctatatattatgaaaattccAAAAATCAAGATCAAATTATTCCTTTCAAGTTTATTAAGATTGtgcaattttttaaacaattttattttttaattttaatattttgtaaatacctttggaaggaaataaaatgaatttaatgatgatatatgccaatgattttaaaattgtgaaaattttaaaataattttatttttaaaaaaatttttgtaataattttggAGGGAATAGAATGAATATGAAGATTACATTATTCCTTTGTTGTATACGTTATTGTAAAGATTTACAGACAAATCTTGATAATACCCATATATtacgaaaattttcaaaattaagatcaagatcaaattattcgtttaaagttttattaaaattgtgaaattttttaaataattttatttttggattttaattttttgtaatgccgttggaagaaaataaaataaatttaaggataatatatgacaatgattttaagattatgaaatttttgaaataattttatttttgaattttagttttttttttaatacttttggaGAGAATAGAACGAATATGAGGATCAAATTATTCCTTTGTTGTACATGTTATTGCAAATATTTATAGCCAAATTTTGATAATACCCacacattatataaatttttaaaaatcaaaatcaaattattccTTTAAAGTTCTATTaagattgtgaaattttttaaacaattttatttttgaaatttatttttttacaatgcacttggaaagaaataaaatgaatttaagGATAATATATGGCAATGCTTtcaaaattgtgaaatttttaataattttattattgaagttttttttttattattattttttttttgtataatacTTTTGTAGgaaacaaaatgaatataagAATGATACGTAGCAAAAACTTTTGCtaacttttttacttttatatattagtaGAGCATTAATCCCCTTGCATTTGCTATGCATgagatatattattataatatataatttcaaaaataatttataatgatttattatactcaaatataatgataatatttgaaaaaaaaaataattaactatcttacttttatatataatatatatatatatatatgtatataaaatatcataaataataattaaataataatatttaagttgtaaaactttaaattatattatatgtattatttgtcataaaaaataatctaaataatctaaaataacaaattaagaataaatagaaatttgatatactcaaacaaataataataataataatgataataacaataataataaaatatgtaacaaaaattaaatatatatatatatatatatattcattcattaaaattatttcaacactattaatatctaattgaTCATCAAAGTTTGAAATCTCATAAAATCTTGGGATTTGAACTCTAAACATTCACTGTATCTTGTTAGTGTTGATCTGATTAATAAAATTAGTATGTCCTGCCATATTAAAAACCTattaaaaagttttattgttactaagtacatttggattttaatttttttttaatttatatagtaaaaatttgtcaaaaactAAAAGTTTAACCTCTATATGTAAtataattcaattataaaactcaaatttaaaagtgtttacctatataatttttctcatacaCATACCATTTTAatacctatataattttttctatctataaaattcaaattcaaatgtatctatataataatttccatctatacaattcaaattcaaattcaaattcaaatatattatttgatttcttgcaaataattatttttactatattaaatttttataatataatctaGTTATAtcttatgttaattttttataatataatctagttatatcattattattattattatttatcctataaacacatttttatcttataaggtaaattatttatgaaattcaaattaaaaagtgtttacttatttattttttctatctataaaatttaaattcaaatgtatttatataatatttttcttttaagaaattcaaattcaaatgcattaGTTGAGtccttacaaataattaatttctttatattaaatacttataatatattataattatatttattattattgttatttttattatcatcatcatcatcatcatcatcatcatcattattattattataacatttttatgaaattcaaattaaaaaaaatttacctatttattttttctatcatgtaatctaaattcaaattcaaatgtatttatataatttaattctaattcaaatatatttatataatatttttcatttgtgaaattcaaattcaaattcaaattcaaatgtattatttgattcttagcaaataattaatttttctatattaaatccttagaatatagtttaattatatttattattattgttatatttattgatattgttagtgttattgttattgttattgttattgttgttgttgttgttgttattattattattattattattataacttatttatgaaattcgaattaaaaatgtttacctatttatttttttcatctagggaatttaaatttaaattcaaatatattatataatttaacttaaattcaaatgtatttatataatattttccatttatgaaatttaaattcaaattcaaatgtaatatttgattccttacaaataattaattttcctattttaaattcttataatataatataattatatttattattattattattattatagattttatatatttttggatacatgaataaaaggtaaaaaacataatctttcaataaattatataatattataataataaaaatatatattttttactacaacaaataaaaggtaaaaaatttcatatttttgaataGCTGTTctatttggtattgattaatattttgataggatcataaaaaaaaaattaaaaaaaaaagatgattttttttttcattaatggtTTTGCAGGGAAATTGGAAGAATATGAGGATGACACATGAcacaaattcttcttctttatatattatataggtaGGTTGCAAacaatgttaaatatattttttttcattttctttttgaataatattctttatttttttaattcaatttaaatggttatttaAGGTAGAGATGTTCATTAGTCCGAAccaatttaatatgaaaaaaaaaaaaaacatgaattaATCCAATTAAATGAGGCtttcttcttgttgttgttgcaACTTTTGGTGTGGTGGATTATTAAGGAATCGTTcatgaatatattaaaaacttcttttaaaataaatatggcagcaatttacttttaaaaaccTTCTTGAAATTCTAATGTAAAAAGTGAATAAGTTCTATAAtgtaataaagtaaaataatgtAACAACATTTTGCATACAAACTTGAGTAATTAAAGTgggttttctatttatatttacaaataaataaaatttatgtctttaatataaaatatatttgtaaaaattttggaatatattaacctaaaattttagaatatattataaactTAAAGCCACGTTCcaagcatttatttatttttatactaaattaTATCCTCATTGTTTgactaattatttatattacataataaattgtaataataatgatgatgaatatttaaaatacaaaataataatctaaaaaaaattataaaatagataatgaaatatatttacctatatatatatgtatatatttgtatataacaAAAACTTCCAACTATATAAACATTggatcaataaaaaataataacaaaataaactaACCATCATATGTATAAtgtaatttttgataattttgagatctcatgtattttttcattattgctTCTTTTTTAAACGGTATATCCATTATCAACCtttaaagcaaaataaatttaacagtTTTGGCCAATACAATTACTAATTtatctttaaattaaaaatacaaaagtacatgaagtaattaatttacctttaataattatcaaaatatacaaaaacaaCCACAGAATAGACCAtgtatagaaaaacaaaaagtacccattcttttttatatctttATGTCAATCAACAGTTccaaaaaagaggaaataaTTTCCTTCTTTGGTTATATTGTTTAAGAATAAGATTTTATTTCTCATTATTTCTTTTCGTCAttagcaactttttttttttttttaactacatttggtttcaaagaaaaaaaaaaaaaacacagatcTATAGCATTAAATTTGGTATAGAATTATatagaatcaatttttttttttttggcttttcctTTTGATTTCTCTATTTACTTAAACCCATGGGCAAAGCCAAAAATAAACATTCGGTAggccaaattaaatttttgcaaaaatgtattttatattctaaatctcattataatatttttttaaaaatataataaaaactggttatatattattattaataaatcatacatttatgtaatatttttatcaaattaaaatttgttaaaaataaaagtattctagtcattacattttgtttttttgttataaaaaatgataatatttacCATGCTCTTATCAAACaccattactattattatcctcatattctaattattaattatttccattgcatatatatatataacttagaaTGAAACCTCACTTTTATGCTATctgtatattttcttttaatgtatTCAAATAATCTTTAGtgataagggaaaaaaatataaagaaagtaAAATGCAAGCACAAACCCAAATTTGTAATGAATATGGATGTGACTAAGAAATCTAAGcaatataaacataaaaaaaaaaaaaaaattacttcatCCAAGCTAAGTTGAAACTCATAGTCTCCACCATTTTTAGTGTAGGTGCCTCATGCAAAAGTATGTGTTTATGGGTATTCTCAACTTTAatctttttaattgttttcccTATACAAATAGGTAAAGTATGGAGGTTGGTCTAAACCATTTTCTTATTAACATTTAgagtgaattttctttttttcaatatagGAGTTGTCTGgttattttgtatgaataaaaaaaaaataaagagaattttttgAAATCCTAATTATTAAAGacgaaaaaatgaaaatttggcccatatatatatatatatatatattatcataatatacATAATGGT
This genomic interval carries:
- the LOC107434628 gene encoding DNA polymerase kappa isoform X1 — encoded protein: MAKSDTAGEAARPWQSYHTVYTNAKAGMDGVDKEKVQRIVYEMSKGSKYFENEERKEAFIKQKIDNMRSRCAKLTGADISHYQKVADKRILELEATRDLSRIWIHVDMDAFYAAVETLSNPSLKGKPMAVGSMSMISTANYEARKFGVRAAMPGFIARKLCPELIFVPTDFKKYNYYSDLTRKVFQKYDPNFMAASLDEAYLDATEVCKERGVIGEEVAEEIRAHVNKETGLTCSAGVAPNRLLAKVCSDINKPNGQFVLPNNRLAVMTFISSLPIRKIGGIGKVTEHVLRDAFGIKTCEDMIQKGSYICALFSSSTADFFLSVGLGLGRTDTPEVRLRKSISNERTFSATGNKTFLYRKLGDIADMLSTDMQKEGLCGRTLTLKLKTASFEVRTRAVTLPKYISSSEEILKHASKLLKAELPVSLRLIGLRVSHLNENGNGAQPDPTQKTLTNFIVSGDASKKVMDNHSSLGAVISDCYFINDDETSISIGSHDTCSSNHRDPLDCIHSSKLEDSNSTFSSDGDHMEKFQKTTSENEEKTQDGVAQLLGADYSLPVQFEGSCLDRSESETDVMGSNAASSSHQGELFSWLNGYMCSICGMELPPNFVEERQEHSDFHLAKQLQEEESGTDLRTSMLRPRIVQKDPNASQGKRKKQKLSLKEGKHVPIDLFFVKSSQNF
- the LOC107434628 gene encoding DNA polymerase kappa isoform X2 gives rise to the protein MAKSDTAGEAARPWQSYHTVYTNAKAGMDGVDKEKVQRIVYEMSKGSKYFENEERKEAFIKQKIDNMRSRCAKLTGADISHYQKVADKRILELEATRDLSRIWIHVDMDAFYAAVETLSNPSLKGKPMAVGSMSMISTANYEARKFGVRAAMPGFIARKLCPELIFVPTDFKKYNYYSDLTRKVFQKYDPNFMAASLDEAYLDATEVCKERGVIGEEVAEEIRAHVNKETGLTCSAGVAPNRLLAKVCSDINKPNGQFVLPNNRLAVMTFISSLPIRKIGGIGKVTEHVLRDAFGIKTCEDMIQKGSYICALFSSSTADTPEVRLRKSISNERTFSATGNKTFLYRKLGDIADMLSTDMQKEGLCGRTLTLKLKTASFEVRTRAVTLPKYISSSEEILKHASKLLKAELPVSLRLIGLRVSHLNENGNGAQPDPTQKTLTNFIVSGDASKKVMDNHSSLGAVISDCYFINDDETSISIGSHDTCSSNHRDPLDCIHSSKLEDSNSTFSSDGDHMEKFQKTTSENEEKTQDGVAQLLGADYSLPVQFEGSCLDRSESETDVMGSNAASSSHQGELFSWLNGYMCSICGMELPPNFVEERQEHSDFHLAKQLQEEESGTDLRTSMLRPRIVQKDPNASQGKRKKQKLSLKEGKHVPIDLFFVKSSQNF